From Kryptolebias marmoratus isolate JLee-2015 linkage group LG15, ASM164957v2, whole genome shotgun sequence, a single genomic window includes:
- the txnl4b gene encoding thioredoxin-like protein 4B yields the protein MSLFLPKLTCKKDIDEVIKGVAEKVVVLRFGRDEDSVCLQLDEILSKTAHDLSNMASIYIVDVHKAPIYTRYFDISYIPSTVFFFNGQHMKVDYGSPDHTKFVGSFKTKQDFIDLIEVIYRGAMRGKMIVQSPIDPQNIPKYDLLYHGI from the exons atgagtttgtttttgcctAAACTGACTTGCAAAAAAGACATAGATGAAGTTATCAAAGGCGTGGCGgagaaagttgtagttttgcGTTTCGGGAGAGACGAAGACTCGGTTTGTCTGCAATTAGATGAGATT TTGTCAAAAACTGCCCACGACTTGAGTAACATGGCGTCCATCTACATAGTTGATGTCCACAAAGCTCCTATTTACACGAGATACTTCGACATCAGCTACATCCCCTCTACAGTTTTCTTCTTCAACGGGCAGCACATGAAAGTAGATTATGG CTCCCCGGATCACACCAAGTTCGTCGGCAGCTTCAAAACCAAGCAGGATTTCATTGACCTGATTGAGGTGATCTACAGAGGAGCCATGAGGGGGAAAATGATCGTCCAGAGCCCCATAGACCCTCAAAATATTCCAAAATATGATCTCCTCTACCACGGGATTTAA